The genomic stretch CGTCGCGTCAAGGTTGGGCCGTGCCCGCAGTAGCAGAAAGGTTTCCGGTTGTGATGTTTATCCCCTATCCGCGAGTTCCAGGGGTACTGCGGTTGCGTTGCGTCGATACGGCGACATTCCGGCGGGGCGCTTTGACATGAAAAACGGCTCGCGGGTGAAGGGCGGCTTCTTGAGCTTGGTCTGCTGCCTTGCCTCACTCGCCGCGTGGACCGGTTCGCGCTGCGCAGTCGGCGAAGAAGTCAGTCCGGTCCGCGTTCGTTTGCAGTTGAAGTGGTCCCACCAGTTCCAGTTTGCCGGCTTTTATGCCGCGGTGGAGAAGGGGTTCTATCGGGAGTCCGGGCTTGAGGTGGAACTGGAAGAAGGGCAGTCGGGCACGGACTTTATCGAGCGGGTTGTTTCGGGGGCGGCCGATTTCGGCGTGGAATTGCCCGACCTGCTGCTTCGCCGAAACGCCGGAGCGCCGGTGGTCGTTCTGGCCGCCATTTATCAGCACTCGCCCTATGTGGTCGCCTCGCTCGAAGGGACTCCGATTGCCTCGCCCCACGATCTGGTCGGGCGGTCCGTGATGCTGCGTCCGTCCAGCAATGCGGAGATCCTGGCCATGCTGCTGAACGAGGGGGTGCCGCTGGAGCAGGTGCGATTTGTGGATCATGCGTTCACCGCCGCCGCGCTCGCGAGTGGCGAGGTGGACGCCATCAGCATGTACAGCTCCACGATCATGCATGAGAAGGCCCTGGAGGGCAAACACCTGAATCTCCTTCACCCCCTGAACTATGGCGTGGATTTCTACGGGGATTGCCTCTTCACTTCGGAGCGCATGCTGGAGGAATACCCGGATCGGGTGCGCGCCTTCCGCGAGGCCAGTCTGCGCGGCTGGGAGTACGCGATGGAGCATCCCCGGGAGATGGCGGAATTGATTCACAACCGCTATGCCCCCGGAAAGTCGGTTGAGAATCTGATGGCCGAGTCCCAGCAGATGATGCCGCTGCTGCTTCACAAATTTGTCGAGCCGGGTCATATGAACCCGGGGCGCTGGCGCCACATCGCCGACACCTTTGCCGAGGTGGGCCTGCTGCCGCCCAATGTATCGCTGGAGGGATTCATTTACAATCCCGACGCCGCGCCGGACACCGCATGGCTGCGCGGGGTCGCCGTATCGTCTTTCGCGGCTCTGGTGATTCTGGCGCTGGTCGCGGTCGTTCTGCTGTTGTTCAACCGCAGGCTGGATGGCGCGGTCCGTGTTCGGACCCGTGAGCTGGAGCAGGCGAATCGCGCTCTGGAGAGCGAAATGAAAGGGCACGCCCACGCCGAGGCTGAGCGGCTCAGTCTGGAGCATCAGGTGTGGCACGCGCAGAAGCTGGAGAGTCTGGGCGTGCTCGCCGGCGGCATCGCCCACGATTTTAACAACCTGCTGACCGTTATACTCGGAAGCGCGGACATGGCGCTCCAGGTGCTCGGGGACGACGCCCAGGCGCGCCCGCTGGTGTCCGAGATCCGCGACGCGAGCAACCGCGCAGCCGATCTCACGCGGC from Candidatus Hydrogenedentota bacterium encodes the following:
- a CDS encoding ABC transporter substrate-binding protein, with translation MKNGSRVKGGFLSLVCCLASLAAWTGSRCAVGEEVSPVRVRLQLKWSHQFQFAGFYAAVEKGFYRESGLEVELEEGQSGTDFIERVVSGAADFGVELPDLLLRRNAGAPVVVLAAIYQHSPYVVASLEGTPIASPHDLVGRSVMLRPSSNAEILAMLLNEGVPLEQVRFVDHAFTAAALASGEVDAISMYSSTIMHEKALEGKHLNLLHPLNYGVDFYGDCLFTSERMLEEYPDRVRAFREASLRGWEYAMEHPREMAELIHNRYAPGKSVENLMAESQQMMPLLLHKFVEPGHMNPGRWRHIADTFAEVGLLPPNVSLEGFIYNPDAAPDTAWLRGVAVSSFAALVILALVAVVLLLFNRRLDGAVRVRTRELEQANRALESEMKGHAHAEAERLSLEHQVWHAQKLESLGVLAGGIAHDFNNLLTVILGSADMALQVLGDDAQARPLVSEIRDASNRAADLTRQMLAYSGRGHFEIREVNLNQLVGEIGRLLASSFPKNAQIDIDLAAELPLIRGDSAQIQQIVMNLITNAAESIPAEREGTVRLTTRLVACSKEDLRKSCLPESPPPGEYVCIEVVDTGNGMSPEAQERLFEPFSTTKASGRGLGMAATLGIVRGHRGAIMVESALGTGTTIRVLLPSAAKSANDLDPRPVSGADGWRGRGTVLLVDDEEAVRSLAARMLERIGFDVLVAGDGVEGVALFRERSEEIRCVLLDFSMPRMDGVQASLELQRVREDIPIIVCSGFNRHEMEERFAGRAIAAFLHKPFRYEQIRHAFQTALGED